The segment GGCGCACCTAATACGACTTTCAATAAACTGCCTTCGGGGTGTAGTTTAAAAACTCCAATCGGAATTTTACTATCCATCGCAAAGGTAAATGCCGTCAAATCCATCACCCGCAAACCACGCGCGATGACTTCCTTGTATGAGATTTGGGGTATTCGCGTAGCATCAGGCGACTTATGTGGGTCGGCGGTATAGACACCATCGACTTGAGTCGCTTTTAAAATCGCATCGGCATTAATCTCGGTCGCACGCAATGCAGCTGCCGTGTCGGTAGTAAAATAAGGGTTTCCGGTACCTCCCGCAAAAATCACGATACGTCCCTTTTCGAGGTGCCGAATCGCGCGGCGGCGGGCAAAAGGCTCGGCAACCGTTTGAACGGGAAAAGCAGTTTGTACGCGGGTTGGTACATTTATTTTCTCAAGA is part of the bacterium genome and harbors:
- the pyrH gene encoding UMP kinase gives rise to the protein MADQPKFRRILLKLSGEALAGDSKRVYDSLILEQICREIKSVRDIGVDIGVVVGGGNIFRGMSELGSDIDRVQADHMGMLSTIINALAIQAHLEKINVPTRVQTAFPVQTVAEPFARRRAIRHLEKGRIVIFAGGTGNPYFTTDTAAALRATEINADAILKATQVDGVYTADPHKSPDATRIPQISYKEVIARGLRVMDLTAFTFAMDSKIPIGVFKLHPEGSLLKVVLGAPIASWISVE